The stretch of DNA TGGAATTCGAGGAACAACGTAGGCGCCGGTGCGTAGTCGAGGCCGGAATAAGCATTCACCGCCTGTAGCGCCGCCTCGTCCAGTAATTCCATTCGAGCCAAGGGGATTCCCGCTTGGATTGTCTGGATCACAGTCTTCACCGCCGCAGCAACATCCGGAAACGGGCAGACGGCTGATGACAACGCCTCGGGAACACGATGCAGCCGGACCGTCACGGCTGTGATAATTCCCAACGTCCCTTCTGAGCCGACAAACAGCCGCGTGAGGTCATATCCCGCCGCCGATTTGCGAGCACGGCGCGATGTGTGAATCACCCGTCCGTCGGCCAAGACGACTTCCAGTCCCAGCACATTTTCACGCATCGTGCCGTAACGAAATGCATTGGACCCCGACGCCCGCGTGGCCGCCATGCCGCCGATTGTAGCTGCGGCACCAGGATCGACCGAAAAGAACAGCTGGCTGCCTTCGAGTCGCTCATTCAACGCAACGTGCGTCACACCCGCATCGACGACCGCGTCCAGATCTTCGGGATGAATCGCGCGAATCTCATGCATCCCGCTCAGATCAATGCACAGCCCGCCCCGTGTGGCCACGATTCCTCCTTCGACGGCGGAACCAATGCCGTAGGGAATCATCGGCACCCCACGCGCGGAACAGATTTTAACGATTTCCGCAACTTCGGCGGTGGTTTCAGGAAACGCAACCGCCTCAGGTGCCACAGCAGGCTGCCAAGACTCGTCACTGCCATGCACGTCGCGGACACCATCGGCCAGCGTCAGCCGATCGCCGAGCAAGGCCGTCAATTCAGATTGTGCTTGTGAGAATTTCGTCATCCGCAAATTCTAACCGCTGAATCGAGACTTCGCATCCCGTCGCAACGGACATCGCATCCAAAAGCTCGCGCACCTGGCCAGCACCCAACGTCTTCGTCTTCTGGTAAAAGCGAATCACGAAGCGCCGCTGAATTCGTCAATAATGGAATATTCCGCCCAGACCTCCTGAGCTGATCAACTCTTACAGTTCCGATGCTCCTTGAAATTCGTGCAGACACCCAACTCCGCATAACCCTGATGATCGCGCATTGGAGACATCCGTTGGCTCAGCGTGCGATCTTCTCCGGTTCGTTCATGCACTCAAGATCCTATGTCCCTTTTCCTAAAGGGTTTATATCGCTTTGGCTTCATTCGCGGTGATCGGCGCGTGAACGTCAGGACCTCAATAATCGGCATGGTTGTTGCCACGCGTTTTAAAGCATTGATCCTTACATCTTGCAGATTCTACGTCGATGACTCAGTGCGGAGAAATTTCGCAACCAATAACTACTGGTCAGCTTCTCCAAAGTACGATCTACCTAGTGCGAACGTGAGACATGAATGTGCGTTGCAAATGATTTGCAACCTGAGTGCCAACGGAGGGGCCGCCCTACGAGTCCGCTTTGGACGGACTTCCCCCAAGACTGTTGGTCACAAGTGATGAAATACGATCTGGTTGTTATTGGCAGCGGACCTGCCGGACAAAAAGGCGCGATAGCTGCCGCCAAACTCAACAAGCGCGTCGCCATTGTCGAACGCGACTTCAATCAGTTTGGCGGCGTCTGCCTGCACTCCGGCACGATCCCCTCCAAGACGATGCGAGAAGCCATTTTGCATCTCAGTGGCTATAGTCATCGCGACGTATACGGCGAGCAGTACCGTCAAAAACGTCGGATCACGATGGACGATCTGCGACGGCAGGTCGCGCACGTCGTCGAGCACGAACGTGATGTTGTTCAAGACCAGTTGGAGCGCAACGGGATCGACAGTTACGTCGGTGACGCGAGTTTCGTCGGCCCGCACGAGATCGCTGTCACCCGCGCCGGCGGAGAATCGGTGACCCTGCAGACTGAAAAAGTCTTGATCGCCAGTGGCACAAAGCCGGCACGGCCCGAGAGCATCCCGTTCGATGGCGAAACCGTATTCGATTCCGACGAGATCCTGAAGTTGTCGGAAATTCCACGGTCCTTGATCGTCATCGGCGGCGGCGTGATTGGCATCGAGTACGGCATCATGTTTGCCACACTGGGGGTGCGGGTAACCGTTGTTGATGGCCGGCGACGGCTGTTGGAATTTGCCGACGCCGAAATCGTCGACTCACTGATGTTCCACGCCCGTTCGCTGGGCATGGTCTTTCGCTTGGGTGAGGACGTGGTGGGGATTGATCGCCTTCAGGAAAACCGGATCGCTTTGCATTTGGAAAGCGGCAAAAAGCTGATCGGCGAAAGCGTTCTCTATGCTGCCGGTCGCGCCGGCGACACGGAACGTCTGAATCTGGAAGCCGCCGGTCTGACTCCCGATGATCGGGGCCGCTTGTGGTGTAACGAGCATCAACAGACCTGGGTGCCGCATATCTACGGTGTGGGCGATGTCGTCGGTTTTCCCGCTCTGGCCAGCGTTTCGATGGAACAAGGCCGCCGCGCCGTTTGCCACGCGTTCGATCAACCGTTTCACGGCTGTGAGGTGTTGCCCTACGGCCTGTATACGATTCCCGAAATTTCGATGGTCGGGAAGAACGAAGACGAACTAACCAAGGAACGCGTGCCCTACGAAGTCGGTGTCGCTCGTTTTCGCGAAATCGCCCGCGGTAAGATTCTGGGGGACGACACGGGACTGCTCAAGATGTTGTTCCACCGCGAAACGCGCGAAATTCTCGGCGTGCACTGCATCGGCGCCACCGCCACGGAGATTATTCACATCGGGCAAACGGTGATGGCCTTGGGAGGCACCATCGACTATTTCCGCGACACGGTCTTCAATTATCCCACCATGGCCGAATGCTACAAAGTCGCCGCCTTTGATGGATTGAATAAGCTGTCGCTGGAAGGCGAATTCGCCGCATCAGCGCCGTCCACATCGGAGAAGGAAGAGAAAACACCCCTGCCGCGTGAAGCCAATATCGATGTCATGGCTGTATAAGGGTGGCATCACCTCGGCTAGCTACGACTTGGGAATATCAAACCCCACGTCGACCGAGCATTCGGAAAAGTCGGTGGTCATGGGCAACCAATAATGTTGCGCCCAGCGTGGCGAATAGATGGTGTAGTCACCCCCGACAATCACTTGCGGCAAGCTGATGTTCAGGCCCAATGTTTCCATATGACGTTTGCCGAAACCGGCGATCATATTGGCCATTTCTCCGATCGCATCCAGCACATCTGCATCGACCTCGGTGGGCTGAATCCCTGTCATCCGCTCCAAAATCGCCATGGCTCCTTCAGCGGGAATGCTGAATGAAATCGCCCCGGTCATTCCACCACTGATACCAATCACCGACGTGACTTCATGCATCCGATGGCCTACGGAAACCGGCTGAATTTCCCCCATCGTGCAGCCACTATCCAGCATCATTTCCACGACTGAAATCGTCGATTCCGCGAACGGCTTGATCAATTGCAATGCTGGATCTTGTTCAGTCGATGTCGTCATGAAACTGTTTTCCCAATGGGGGCGCGTCGATCACGATAAGTCTGTCCATTTCTTAAATCGACCGTACTGCGCCACAGATTCAACACGACATCCGTGCGTCCGACTTCCCACTAAAACCGGTCAGGTCGTTGGCTCCATTGGGCGGAAAAATCGGAACAGCACGCAAACTCACTCAACTGCAATTCCGCCGCAATTGCTCAACAGCCTGCTGGAAATCGGCCGGCAGCGGTGCTGAAATGACCAATGGGGCGCCCGTCAGCGGATGCGAAAACGCAATTTCCGCCGCATGTAACGCCTGTCGATCCAGCAAATGCTCGTCGTCGGAAACTCCGTAAAACTCGTCCGCCACGATCGCATGCCCCATGCTGGCTAGATGCACGCGGATCTGATGCAGCCGCCCCGTCAGCGGTT from Symmachiella dynata encodes:
- the sthA gene encoding Si-specific NAD(P)(+) transhydrogenase, which codes for MKYDLVVIGSGPAGQKGAIAAAKLNKRVAIVERDFNQFGGVCLHSGTIPSKTMREAILHLSGYSHRDVYGEQYRQKRRITMDDLRRQVAHVVEHERDVVQDQLERNGIDSYVGDASFVGPHEIAVTRAGGESVTLQTEKVLIASGTKPARPESIPFDGETVFDSDEILKLSEIPRSLIVIGGGVIGIEYGIMFATLGVRVTVVDGRRRLLEFADAEIVDSLMFHARSLGMVFRLGEDVVGIDRLQENRIALHLESGKKLIGESVLYAAGRAGDTERLNLEAAGLTPDDRGRLWCNEHQQTWVPHIYGVGDVVGFPALASVSMEQGRRAVCHAFDQPFHGCEVLPYGLYTIPEISMVGKNEDELTKERVPYEVGVARFREIARGKILGDDTGLLKMLFHRETREILGVHCIGATATEIIHIGQTVMALGGTIDYFRDTVFNYPTMAECYKVAAFDGLNKLSLEGEFAASAPSTSEKEEKTPLPREANIDVMAV
- a CDS encoding chemotaxis protein CheX translates to MTTSTEQDPALQLIKPFAESTISVVEMMLDSGCTMGEIQPVSVGHRMHEVTSVIGISGGMTGAISFSIPAEGAMAILERMTGIQPTEVDADVLDAIGEMANMIAGFGKRHMETLGLNISLPQVIVGGDYTIYSPRWAQHYWLPMTTDFSECSVDVGFDIPKS
- a CDS encoding FAD-binding oxidoreductase — its product is MTKFSQAQSELTALLGDRLTLADGVRDVHGSDESWQPAVAPEAVAFPETTAEVAEIVKICSARGVPMIPYGIGSAVEGGIVATRGGLCIDLSGMHEIRAIHPEDLDAVVDAGVTHVALNERLEGSQLFFSVDPGAAATIGGMAATRASGSNAFRYGTMRENVLGLEVVLADGRVIHTSRRARKSAAGYDLTRLFVGSEGTLGIITAVTVRLHRVPEALSSAVCPFPDVAAAVKTVIQTIQAGIPLARMELLDEAALQAVNAYSGLDYAPAPTLFLEFQGTEQGVVEQSQRVARIAAEQGGTDFQWATDAAQRNKLWQARHDAYYAIIESRPGSRSVTTDVCVPISRLAECIAETRRDLQECSLPCPMLGHVGDGNFHVLFLVDPNRLEELAEAEHFNSRMVQRALDMEGTCSGEHGIGLGKREFLQQEHGAAWDVMRSIKATLDPQNVMNPGKVFAD